Proteins from one Paraburkholderia acidisoli genomic window:
- a CDS encoding ABC transporter substrate-binding protein, producing the protein MFNGRLKASFLAVCVAAASALGASAAKADPVSLNIVDVAGNLQLTQKAFEAFKAKNPTLVSNITYTNAPAPQLPGKIKAMQAAGRADIDLVLTGTDALAAGIEQNLWMKLLPDQAAALPGVLDKYAPGPRKMQDLAQGYGLEVSYMPAGPLIEYNPAKVAKPPHTPQELLAWCKANPGKLIYARPANSGPGRTFLMGLPYLLGDKNPQDPVNGWDKTWAFLKELNSCVPYYPGGTSAVMKELGEGTRDMTVTVTGWDINPRALGIVPAEFKVQAFDNMTWVNDAHYMVVPKGVSKEKLAVLLKLMNFMLEPQQQAMTYDDGYFYPGPAVNGVTLQMAPKASQDVIAKYGRPEYAKWLTAYPHVQPLSAQAMVAAFQKWDREVGSQKSQ; encoded by the coding sequence ATGTTCAATGGACGCTTGAAGGCCAGCTTCCTGGCCGTGTGTGTGGCCGCCGCATCGGCGCTCGGCGCGAGCGCGGCGAAGGCGGACCCCGTATCCCTGAACATTGTCGACGTGGCCGGCAATCTCCAGCTCACGCAGAAGGCCTTCGAAGCCTTCAAGGCGAAGAACCCCACGCTCGTCTCCAATATCACTTACACGAATGCGCCCGCGCCGCAGTTGCCTGGCAAGATCAAGGCGATGCAGGCCGCCGGTCGCGCCGACATCGACCTCGTGCTCACGGGCACCGACGCGCTCGCGGCCGGCATCGAGCAAAACCTCTGGATGAAGTTGCTGCCCGATCAGGCGGCGGCGCTGCCGGGCGTGCTCGACAAATACGCGCCGGGTCCGCGCAAGATGCAGGACCTCGCGCAGGGCTATGGCCTCGAAGTCTCGTATATGCCGGCCGGTCCGCTGATCGAATACAACCCCGCGAAGGTCGCGAAGCCGCCGCACACGCCGCAGGAACTGCTCGCCTGGTGCAAGGCGAATCCCGGCAAGCTCATTTACGCGCGCCCCGCCAATTCGGGCCCGGGCCGCACCTTCCTGATGGGCCTGCCGTATCTGCTCGGCGATAAAAATCCGCAGGATCCCGTGAACGGCTGGGACAAGACCTGGGCGTTCCTCAAAGAGCTGAATTCGTGCGTGCCGTATTACCCCGGCGGCACCTCGGCGGTAATGAAGGAACTGGGCGAAGGCACGCGCGACATGACCGTGACGGTCACGGGCTGGGACATCAACCCGCGTGCGCTCGGCATCGTGCCGGCCGAGTTCAAGGTGCAGGCGTTCGACAACATGACGTGGGTGAACGACGCGCATTACATGGTCGTGCCGAAGGGCGTGTCGAAGGAAAAGCTCGCAGTGCTGCTCAAGCTCATGAACTTCATGCTCGAGCCGCAGCAACAGGCCATGACCTACGACGACGGCTACTTCTATCCCGGTCCGGCGGTCAACGGCGTGACGCTGCAAATGGCGCCCAAGGCGAGCCAGGACGTGATCGCGAAGTATGGCCGCCCCGAGTACGCGAAGTGGCTCACGGCCTACCCGCATGTGCAGCCGCTTTCGGCGCAGGCGATGGTCGCGGCGTTCCAGAAATGGGACCGCGAAGTGGGTTCGCAAAAATCGCAATGA
- a CDS encoding cytochrome c, whose translation MKKNLIGGRFARTMLASLAAAACISTTMQAANAAASAATSATADAPNANAALVAHGEYLARAGDCIACHTTQGGKPFAGGLKFDTPIGAIYSTNITPDSNTGIGKWSYDDFAKAVRQGVRPNGDTLYPAMPFPSYARLSDDDMKALYAYFMQGVAPVPAGNRAVDIPWPLSMRWPLSFWRLLFAPKVQVFDGTHYNDAIVARGAYLVQGLGHCGACHTPRARTMQELALTDLEGDDFLAGGAAIDGWVPTNLRGNARTGLGAWSEDDIVQFLKSGRNLHTAAFGGMTDVVQHSMQHMTDADLLAMARYLKTLPTSDAKETPYAYDDAAAQALQGGNASARGAAVYRDNCMACHRSTGRGYTRVFPALGGNPVVQGKDPTSLIHVLLTGNALMGTKTAPSTITMPGFGWRLSDQEVADVSTFVRTSWGNAGTPVSAADVAKVRKTVTVNAPELPPGASLER comes from the coding sequence ATGAAAAAGAACCTGATTGGCGGGCGCTTTGCACGCACGATGCTTGCGTCGCTGGCCGCGGCTGCGTGCATTTCGACGACGATGCAAGCCGCGAATGCGGCCGCGAGCGCAGCCACGAGCGCAACCGCCGATGCCCCCAACGCCAACGCCGCGCTCGTCGCGCATGGCGAATACCTCGCGCGCGCGGGCGACTGCATCGCCTGTCACACGACGCAAGGCGGCAAGCCGTTCGCGGGCGGTCTGAAGTTCGACACGCCCATCGGCGCGATCTATTCGACCAACATCACGCCCGATTCGAACACCGGCATCGGCAAGTGGAGCTACGACGACTTCGCGAAGGCCGTGCGCCAGGGCGTGCGCCCGAACGGCGACACGCTCTACCCGGCAATGCCGTTCCCCTCCTACGCGCGCCTTTCCGACGACGACATGAAAGCGCTCTACGCGTATTTCATGCAAGGCGTGGCGCCCGTGCCGGCGGGCAATCGCGCGGTGGACATTCCGTGGCCGCTCTCGATGCGCTGGCCGCTGTCGTTCTGGCGCCTGCTGTTCGCGCCGAAGGTACAGGTGTTCGACGGCACGCACTACAACGACGCGATCGTCGCGCGCGGCGCGTATCTCGTGCAAGGGCTCGGCCATTGCGGCGCCTGCCACACGCCGCGCGCGCGCACGATGCAGGAACTCGCGCTCACCGACCTCGAGGGCGACGACTTCCTCGCGGGCGGCGCGGCCATCGACGGCTGGGTGCCCACCAACCTTCGCGGCAACGCGCGCACGGGCCTCGGCGCGTGGAGCGAAGACGACATCGTGCAGTTCCTCAAGTCGGGGCGCAATTTGCATACGGCGGCGTTCGGCGGCATGACCGACGTCGTGCAGCACAGCATGCAGCACATGACCGATGCCGATCTGCTCGCCATGGCGCGTTACCTCAAGACGCTGCCGACCAGCGACGCGAAAGAAACGCCGTACGCGTACGACGACGCCGCCGCGCAGGCGCTGCAAGGCGGCAACGCGAGCGCGCGCGGCGCGGCCGTGTATCGCGACAACTGCATGGCCTGCCATCGCAGCACCGGACGCGGCTACACGCGCGTGTTCCCCGCGCTCGGCGGCAATCCCGTCGTGCAGGGCAAGGACCCCACTTCGCTGATCCACGTGCTGCTCACGGGCAACGCGCTAATGGGCACGAAAACGGCGCCCTCGACCATCACGATGCCGGGCTTCGGCTGGCGCCTCTCCGACCAGGAAGTCGCCGATGTCTCGACCTTCGTGCGTACGAGCTGGGGCAACGCCGGCACCCCCGTGAGCGCGGCAGACGTGGCGAAGGTCCGCAAGACCGTCACCGTGAACGCGCCCGAACTTCCGCCGGGCGCCTCGCTCGAGCGCTAG
- a CDS encoding gluconate 2-dehydrogenase subunit 3 family protein, translating to MSESPLTTRRGFLRTAAVLVPASALAGCEGGAKSPATAATDASTASGAAATAGSSAQAAAYKPRFFDAREWAFVEAAADRLIPADTEGPGALEAGVPEFIDRQMDTPYAHGALWYMQGPFQQGVPELGYQLKLVPRDVYRLGIAAVNAYCTKSYGKDFDALDAATRDSVLAALEAGKVELDGVPASVFFGQLLQNTREGYFCDPIHGGNRNMAAWQMIGFPGARADFMDFVNQNGKPYPYGPVSINGERT from the coding sequence ATGTCCGAATCCCCACTCACGACACGACGCGGCTTTCTGCGCACGGCCGCCGTGCTCGTTCCCGCCAGCGCGCTCGCCGGCTGCGAAGGCGGCGCGAAATCGCCCGCGACTGCGGCCACGGATGCATCCACGGCGTCCGGCGCCGCGGCCACCGCGGGCTCGTCCGCGCAGGCTGCCGCGTACAAACCCCGCTTCTTCGACGCCCGCGAGTGGGCCTTCGTCGAAGCGGCCGCCGACCGTCTGATTCCCGCCGATACCGAAGGCCCCGGCGCGCTCGAAGCGGGCGTGCCCGAATTCATCGACCGGCAGATGGACACGCCCTACGCGCACGGCGCGCTCTGGTACATGCAGGGGCCGTTCCAGCAAGGCGTGCCGGAACTCGGCTATCAGCTGAAGCTGGTGCCGCGCGACGTGTACCGCCTGGGCATCGCCGCCGTGAACGCGTATTGCACGAAGTCGTACGGCAAGGACTTCGACGCGCTCGACGCCGCCACGCGCGACAGCGTGCTGGCCGCGCTCGAAGCGGGCAAGGTCGAACTCGACGGCGTGCCCGCCTCGGTGTTCTTCGGCCAGTTGCTGCAGAACACGCGCGAAGGTTACTTCTGCGATCCGATCCACGGCGGCAACCGCAACATGGCCGCCTGGCAGATGATCGGCTTTCCCGGCGCACGCGCCGATTTCATGGATTTCGTCAACCAGAACGGCAAGCCGTATCCCTACGGTCCGGTATCGATCAACGGGGAGCGCACGTAA
- a CDS encoding GMC family oxidoreductase, whose translation MAIKKPHVDAVVVGFGWTGAILSKELTEAGLNVVALERGEYRDTYPDGAYPNTIDELTYNIRKKLFLDLSKTTVSIRHGVNDTALPYRQLAAFLPGEGVGGAGLHWSGVHFRITPEELRLKSHYEERYGKKFIPEGMTIQDYGVSYDELEPHFDFAEKVFGTSGQAYKVNGNVVGDGNVFEAPRSDNFPLPAQLNTYSAQRFFDAAQSLGLHPYRLPSANTSGPYTNPYGAQMGPCNFCGYCSGYACYMYSKASPNLNILPALKQEKHFELRSKCHVLRVELDDTKTRATGVTYVDPAGQEVFQPADLVIVSAFQYHNVHLLLLSGIGKPYNPVSGEGVVGRNFAYQNLSTITAFFDKDTWTNPFIGAGGNGVAVDDFNADNFDHGPLGFVGGSPLWVNQAGVKPISGIATPAGTPNWGSAWKKSVKDHYAHTISMDAHGSNMSYRDVFLDLDPTYRDSYGQPLLRMTFDWKDNDIKMAQYVTGQMHKIAEAMGPKAINVYTRQFGAHFDSRRYQTTHLVGGAIMGTDPKTSVVNRYLQSWDVHNVFVMGASAFPQGIGYNPTGLVAALAYWSAKAIRNQYLKNPGPLVSV comes from the coding sequence ATGGCGATCAAGAAACCGCATGTGGACGCCGTGGTGGTCGGCTTTGGCTGGACCGGCGCGATCCTCTCGAAGGAACTCACCGAAGCGGGCCTGAACGTGGTCGCGCTCGAACGCGGCGAGTATCGCGACACCTACCCCGATGGCGCGTACCCGAACACCATCGACGAACTCACGTACAACATCCGCAAGAAGCTGTTCCTCGATCTTTCGAAGACCACCGTGTCGATCCGGCATGGCGTGAACGACACGGCGTTGCCTTACCGCCAGCTGGCCGCGTTCTTGCCCGGCGAAGGCGTGGGCGGCGCGGGTCTGCACTGGTCGGGCGTGCACTTTCGCATCACGCCAGAAGAGCTGCGCCTGAAGAGCCATTACGAGGAACGCTACGGCAAGAAGTTCATTCCCGAAGGCATGACGATCCAGGATTACGGCGTGAGCTACGACGAACTGGAACCGCACTTCGACTTCGCGGAGAAGGTGTTCGGCACTTCGGGCCAGGCGTACAAGGTGAACGGCAACGTGGTGGGCGACGGCAACGTGTTCGAAGCGCCGCGCAGCGACAACTTCCCGCTGCCCGCGCAATTGAACACGTATTCGGCGCAGCGCTTTTTCGACGCGGCGCAATCGCTCGGGCTGCATCCGTACCGGCTGCCCTCGGCGAATACTTCGGGGCCCTACACGAATCCGTACGGCGCGCAGATGGGGCCGTGCAACTTCTGCGGCTATTGCAGCGGCTACGCGTGCTACATGTACTCGAAGGCCTCGCCGAATCTCAACATCCTCCCCGCGCTCAAGCAGGAAAAGCATTTCGAACTGCGCTCGAAATGCCACGTGCTGCGCGTTGAACTCGACGACACGAAAACGCGCGCCACGGGCGTGACGTACGTCGATCCGGCCGGCCAGGAAGTGTTCCAGCCCGCCGATCTCGTCATCGTTTCGGCGTTCCAGTATCACAACGTGCATCTGCTGCTGCTTTCGGGCATCGGCAAACCATACAATCCGGTCTCGGGCGAGGGCGTGGTCGGGCGCAACTTCGCGTATCAGAATCTCTCGACGATCACGGCGTTCTTCGACAAAGACACGTGGACGAATCCGTTTATCGGCGCGGGCGGCAACGGCGTGGCCGTGGACGACTTCAACGCCGACAACTTCGACCACGGGCCGCTCGGCTTCGTCGGCGGCTCGCCGCTGTGGGTGAACCAGGCGGGCGTGAAGCCGATCAGCGGCATCGCCACGCCGGCGGGCACGCCCAACTGGGGCAGCGCGTGGAAGAAGTCCGTGAAGGATCACTACGCGCACACCATTTCGATGGACGCGCACGGCTCGAACATGTCGTATCGCGACGTGTTTCTCGACCTCGATCCCACCTATCGCGACTCGTATGGCCAGCCGCTGTTGCGCATGACCTTCGACTGGAAGGACAACGACATCAAGATGGCGCAGTACGTGACGGGCCAGATGCACAAGATCGCCGAGGCCATGGGACCGAAGGCCATCAACGTGTACACGCGGCAGTTCGGCGCGCATTTCGACTCGCGCCGCTATCAGACCACCCACCTCGTGGGCGGCGCGATCATGGGCACCGACCCGAAAACGAGCGTCGTCAACCGCTATCTGCAAAGCTGGGATGTGCACAACGTGTTCGTGATGGGCGCGTCGGCGTTTCCGCAAGGCATCGGCTATAACCCGACCGGCCTCGTCGCCGCCCTCGCCTACTGGTCCGCGAAAGCGATCCGCAACCAGTATCTGAAGAACCCCGGACCGTTGGTGAGCGTGTGA
- a CDS encoding dihydrodipicolinate synthase family protein, with the protein MNVSPIVESEFASTVMAVPPLARRPDFSLDVEANRKLIQHMEAGGLRTLLYGGNANLYHVAVSEYRELLDMLADLTAPETRVIPAIGADYGKMLDQARILSQTQYQTAMVLPLTGFTTPAGVEAGLTRIADTAGIPLTLYIKSEDYVDVETLVRLVERGTLIAVKYAIVRKDPANDPYLRGLLERVPASKVVSGMGERPALVHVRDFGLAAWTTGSGCIAANAVMALLKAAKEGRAEEAQQLYDAFMPLETLRDDISLIRVLHDAVTLSGIADMGPILPLLSQSPAEALPAIGAAAKELLAFEQKRLAASSAAHA; encoded by the coding sequence ATGAACGTGTCCCCGATCGTCGAGAGCGAATTCGCCTCGACCGTGATGGCCGTGCCGCCGCTCGCACGCCGCCCCGACTTCTCGCTCGACGTCGAAGCCAACCGCAAGCTGATCCAGCATATGGAAGCGGGCGGCCTGCGCACGCTGCTGTACGGCGGCAACGCGAATCTGTACCACGTGGCCGTGAGCGAATACCGAGAGTTGCTTGACATGCTCGCCGACCTGACCGCGCCCGAAACGCGCGTGATCCCGGCTATCGGCGCGGACTACGGCAAGATGCTCGACCAGGCGCGCATCCTTTCGCAAACGCAGTACCAGACGGCCATGGTTCTGCCGCTCACGGGCTTCACCACGCCGGCCGGCGTGGAAGCGGGCCTCACGCGCATCGCCGACACCGCGGGCATTCCGCTCACGCTCTATATCAAGAGCGAGGATTACGTCGATGTCGAGACGCTCGTGCGTCTGGTCGAGCGCGGCACGCTCATCGCCGTCAAGTACGCGATTGTCCGCAAGGATCCCGCGAACGACCCGTATCTGCGCGGTCTGCTCGAGCGCGTGCCCGCTTCGAAGGTCGTGTCGGGCATGGGCGAGCGCCCGGCGCTGGTGCACGTGCGCGATTTCGGCCTGGCCGCCTGGACCACGGGTTCGGGCTGTATCGCGGCGAACGCCGTGATGGCGCTCCTGAAGGCCGCGAAGGAAGGCCGCGCGGAAGAAGCGCAACAGCTTTACGACGCGTTCATGCCGCTCGAAACGCTGCGCGACGACATCTCGCTGATCCGCGTGCTGCACGACGCCGTCACGCTCTCCGGCATCGCCGACATGGGCCCGATCCTGCCGCTGCTCTCGCAGTCGCCGGCCGAAGCGCTGCCCGCCATCGGCGCGGCGGCGAAGGAACTGCTCGCGTTCGAGCAGAAGCGGCTCGCCGCGTCCTCGGCGGCGCACGCGTAA
- a CDS encoding aldehyde dehydrogenase (NADP(+)) — translation MQITGAMLIGAQAVRGAAGEMRAFAPALGEEIEPAFGLGGKAEVARACELAGQAFDAFRAAPFETRARLLEAIAERIVGIGDALIERAHLESALPKARLEGERGRTVGQLRLFATLVRDGRWCGAVLDSALPERKPLPRSDLRAQRIPLGPVAVFGASNFPLAFSVAGGDTASALAAGCPVVVKAHLAHPGTSELVGRAIQQAVADVGLPEGVFSLVFGGGNEAGETLVAHPAIKAVGFTGSRRGGLALANIAANRLEPIPVYAEMSSVNPMFVLPAALAARTEALAQGFVDSLTLGVGQFCTNPGLVLAIDGPDLDRFVKTASAALAQKPSQSMLTAGIASAYEEGVAAREKLAGVEVLAEGAKTEAHCDALPVLFKTSAAQFLAQHALSDEIFGPTSVVIACRDEAELARVAEQLEGQLTATLHIDRDDYAMAARLLPILERKAGRILANGFPTGVEVSYAMVHGGPFPATSDSRTTSVGAMAIERFLRPVCYQDLPAELLPATLQNDNPLQLWRLRDGELVRG, via the coding sequence ATGCAGATTACGGGAGCCATGCTGATCGGCGCGCAGGCCGTGCGCGGCGCAGCAGGCGAAATGCGGGCCTTCGCGCCCGCGCTGGGCGAGGAGATCGAACCGGCGTTCGGTCTGGGCGGCAAGGCCGAAGTCGCGCGCGCCTGCGAACTCGCGGGCCAGGCGTTCGACGCGTTCCGCGCCGCGCCGTTCGAAACGCGCGCGCGTTTGCTCGAAGCGATCGCCGAACGCATCGTCGGGATCGGCGACGCCTTGATCGAGCGCGCGCATCTCGAGTCGGCGCTGCCCAAGGCGCGCCTCGAAGGCGAGCGCGGCCGCACGGTCGGCCAGTTGCGCCTGTTCGCCACGCTGGTGCGCGACGGCCGCTGGTGCGGCGCGGTGCTCGACTCGGCACTGCCCGAGCGCAAGCCGCTGCCGCGTTCGGACCTGCGCGCGCAGCGCATTCCGCTCGGCCCCGTGGCCGTGTTCGGTGCGAGCAATTTCCCGCTGGCGTTCTCGGTGGCGGGCGGCGACACGGCTTCGGCACTGGCGGCCGGTTGTCCGGTCGTCGTGAAGGCGCACCTCGCGCATCCGGGCACCTCGGAACTCGTCGGCCGCGCGATCCAGCAGGCCGTGGCGGACGTCGGTCTGCCCGAAGGCGTGTTCTCGCTCGTGTTCGGCGGCGGCAACGAAGCGGGCGAAACGCTCGTGGCGCATCCGGCCATCAAGGCCGTGGGTTTCACGGGTTCGCGCCGCGGCGGTCTCGCGCTCGCGAACATCGCCGCGAATCGCCTCGAACCCATTCCCGTCTACGCGGAAATGAGCAGCGTCAATCCGATGTTCGTGCTGCCGGCGGCGCTGGCCGCGCGCACGGAAGCGCTGGCGCAAGGTTTCGTCGATTCGCTCACGCTGGGCGTGGGTCAGTTCTGCACGAATCCGGGCCTCGTGCTCGCCATCGACGGTCCCGATCTCGACCGCTTCGTGAAGACCGCTAGCGCGGCGCTCGCGCAAAAGCCCTCGCAGTCCATGCTGACGGCGGGCATCGCCTCGGCCTATGAAGAAGGCGTGGCGGCGCGCGAAAAGCTCGCGGGTGTCGAGGTGCTGGCGGAAGGCGCGAAAACAGAAGCCCATTGCGACGCGCTGCCGGTGTTGTTCAAGACCAGCGCCGCGCAGTTTCTCGCGCAGCACGCGTTGTCCGACGAAATCTTCGGACCGACCTCGGTCGTGATCGCCTGCCGCGACGAAGCCGAACTCGCGCGCGTGGCCGAGCAGCTCGAAGGCCAGCTCACGGCCACGCTGCACATCGACCGCGACGACTACGCGATGGCCGCGCGCCTCCTGCCTATTCTGGAACGCAAGGCGGGCCGCATTCTCGCGAACGGCTTCCCCACGGGCGTGGAAGTGTCGTATGCGATGGTGCACGGCGGCCCGTTCCCGGCCACGTCCGACTCGCGCACGACCTCGGTAGGCGCCATGGCGATCGAGCGCTTCCTGCGCCCGGTGTGCTACCAGGATCTGCCGGCGGAACTCTTGCCGGCCACGCTGCAGAACGACAACCCGCTGCAGCTGTGGCGCTTGCGCGACGGCGAACTCGTGCGCGGGTAA